A window of Mercenaria mercenaria strain notata chromosome 16, MADL_Memer_1, whole genome shotgun sequence contains these coding sequences:
- the LOC123540329 gene encoding chromatin accessibility complex protein 1-like: protein MADDRGKCELPLSRVRTIMKSSPDVNNINQEALFLAAKATEMFIQSLAQVSLEQSSDKGLLKYNDLAEIVDGIDTLQFLQDIIPKKIKASEYFAMMKKWEEENGGDSDT from the exons ATGGCGGACGACAGAGGGAAATGTGAATTGCCGCTTTCTCGAGTGAGAACGATAATGAAAAGCTCGCCAGATGTTAATAATATCAATCAAGAAGCGTTATTTTTAGCAGCGAAAGCAACG GAGATGTTCATTCAGAGTTTGGCCCAAGTCTCACTAGAACAGAGCAGTGATAAAGGACTTCTCAAGTACAATGATCTTGCAGAAATTGTGGATGGTATTGACACTCTGCAGTTTTTACAAG ATATTATTCCAAAGAAGATAAAGGCCAGTGAATACTTTGCAATGATGAAAAAGTGGGAAGAGGAAAATGGTGGTGATAGTGACACATGA